From a single Lolium rigidum isolate FL_2022 chromosome 7, APGP_CSIRO_Lrig_0.1, whole genome shotgun sequence genomic region:
- the LOC124675683 gene encoding ergosterol biosynthetic protein 28-like, whose amino-acid sequence MAERKGVPALGWWLMLVGSLRLASVWFGFFNIWALRVAVFSQADMSEIHGRTFGVWTLLTCTLCFLCALNLDNRPLYIATFLSFIYALGHFLTEYLIYHTMAVANLSTVGFFAGTSIVWMLLQWNSHGDSRGSHAVKQS is encoded by the exons ATGGCGGAGAGGAAGGGCGTGCCGGCGCTCGGGTGGTGgctgatgctggtcggctcccTCCGCCTCGCCTCCGTCTGGTTCGGCTTCTTCAACATCTGGGCGCTCCGCGTCGCCGTCTTCTCCCAGGCTGATA TGTCTGAGATACATGGTCGCACTTTCGGGGTCTGGACACTTCTGACCTGCACGCTGTGTTTTCTGTGTGCGCTAAACCTCGACAACAGGCCTCTGTACATAGCCACCTTCCTGTCATTCATCTACGCCCTCGGCCACTTTCTCACTGAGTACTTGATATACCATACCATGGCTGTGGCAAATCTCAGTACAGTCGGCTTCTTTGCAG GGACATCGATTGTATGGATGCTGCTCCAGTGGAATTCTCATGGGGATTCCCGCGGTTCTCACGCAGTTAAGCAGTCATGA
- the LOC124671759 gene encoding uncharacterized protein LOC124671759: MAMLRSAIRLAFRQSAPAPRFFGNVGRRNPASTITSKRNYFNSSEYDFVKEDFTDPWNAVDFLIGGFGFAIGLLFYHNLKTSRYNTAHYVQKSTSDTGHYGQEKAEKKELSEVSMSN, from the exons ATGGCGATGCTCCGATCTGCTATTCGTCTCGCTTTCCGGCAGTCGGCGCCGGCCCCTCGCTTCTTCGGGAACGTTGGCCGCCGCAACCCTGCATCCACGATCACATCGAAA CGGAATTATTTCAACAGTAGCGAGTATGACTTTGTGAAGGAAGACTTTACGGACCCCTG GAATGCAGTAGACTTTTTAATTGGTGGCTTTGGTTTTGCCATAGGGCTTTTGTTCTATCACAATTTGAAAACATCCAGGTACAATACGGCACACTATGTACAGAAATCCACTTCTGATACTGGTCATTATGGACAGGAGAAAGCGGAGAAAAAAGAATTGTCAGAAGTGTCCATGTCTAACTGA